A stretch of Camelina sativa cultivar DH55 chromosome 18, Cs, whole genome shotgun sequence DNA encodes these proteins:
- the LOC104760953 gene encoding UDP-glycosyltransferase 91C1-like isoform X2, with amino-acid sequence MEDKREEEVMHIAMFPWLAMGHLLPFLSLSKLLAQKGHKISFISTPRNLERLPKLPSNLSSSITFVSFPLPLISGLSPTSESSMDVPYIKQQSLKAAFDLLQAPLKEFLGRSSPDWIIFDYASHWLPSIAAELGISKAFFSLFNAATLCFLGPSSSLIDELRTTPEDFTVVPPWVPFKSNVAFRYHEVTRYVEKTDEDVTGVSDSVRFGYSIGESDAVFVRSCPEFEPEWFGLLKDLYQKPVFPTGFLPPVIEDGDDDDTTWVCIKEWLDKQRVNSVVYVSLGTEASLRREEVTELALGLEKSETPFFWVLRNEPHIPDGFEKTVKGRGMVHVGWVPQVKILRHESVGGFLTHCGWNSVVEGLGFGKAPIFLPVLNEQGLNTRLLHGKGIGVEVLRDERDGSFDSCSVADSVRLVMMDEEGESIRDTAKLMKGLFGNMDENIRHVDEIVSFMTSKGSSSSC; translated from the exons atggaggacaagagagaagaagaagttatgCACATAGCCATGTTTCCATGGCTAGCTATgggtcatcttcttccttttcttagTCTCTCCAAGTTGCTAGCTCAAAAGGGTCACAAGATCTCCTTCATATCAACACCAAGAAACCTCGAAAGACTTCCCAAACTACCATCAAAcctctcctcctccatcaccTTCGTCTCTTTCCCTCTCCCTCTCATCTCCGGCTTGTCTCCAACCTCAGAATCTTCCATGGACGTACCTTACATCAAGCAACAGTCTCTCAAAGCCGCCTTTGACCTTCTCCAGGCACCTTTGAAAGAGTTTCTCGGACGGTCTTCTCCGGACTGGATCATATTCGACTACGCTTCTCATTGGCTCCCTTCTATTGCGGCTGAGCTTGGTATCTCTAAGGCCTTCTTTAGTCTCTTTAACGCTGCAACTCTCTGTTTCTTAGGACCGTCTTCGTCTTTGATTGATGAGTTAAGAACTACGCCGGAAGATTTCACGGTGGTGCCCCCGTGGGTTCCGTTTAAGTCAAACGTCGCGTTTCGTTATCATGAAGTCACAAGATACGTTGAGAAGACGGATGAAGATGTAACCGGGGTTTCTGATTCTGTCCGGTTCGGTTACTCTATCGGCGAGAGCGATGCGGTTTTTGTCCGTAGCTGTCCGGAATTTGAACCGGAATGGTTTGGCTTACTAAAAGATCTGTACCAAAAACCGGTTTTTCCAACCGGATTTCTTCCTCCGGTTATTGAAGACGGCGACGACGATGATACAACATGGGTTTGTATTAAAGAGTGGCTCGACAAGCAGCGAGTTAACTCTGTGGTTTACGTGTCACTCGGCACCGAAGCGAGTCTCCGTCGTGAGGAAGTCACCGAGCTAGCTCTTGGGCTGGAGAAATCAGAGACACCTTTCTTTTGGGTTCTAAGGAACGAGCCACATATTCCAGACGGGTTCGAGAAAACAGTCAAGGGACGCGGCATG GTTCATGTTGGATGGGTTCCACAAGTGAAAATACTGAGGCACGAGTCAGTGGGAGGGTTCTTGACACACTGTGGCTGGAACTCAGTGGTGGAAGGGTTAGGGTTTGGTAAAGCTCCGATCTTTTTGCCGGTCCTGAATGAGCAAGGGCTTAACACGAGACTGTTGCATGGGAAGGGGATTGGTGTTGAGGTtttgagagatgagagagatgggTCGTTTGATTCTTGCTCGGTGGCTGACTCGGTTAGATTGGTGATGATGGATGAAGAAGGTGAGTCAATAAGGGATACAGCTAAGCTGATGAAAGGTTTGTTTGGGAACATGGATGAGAATATTCGCCACGTTGACGAAATTGTCAGTTTTATGACAAGTAAAGGATCATCATCTAGTTGTTGA
- the LOC104760953 gene encoding UDP-glycosyltransferase 91C1-like isoform X1, with protein MEDKREEEVMHIAMFPWLAMGHLLPFLSLSKLLAQKGHKISFISTPRNLERLPKLPSNLSSSITFVSFPLPLISGLSPTSESSMDVPYIKQQSLKAAFDLLQAPLKEFLGRSSPDWIIFDYASHWLPSIAAELGISKAFFSLFNAATLCFLGPSSSLIDELRTTPEDFTVVPPWVPFKSNVAFRYHEVTRYVEKTDEDVTGVSDSVRFGYSIGESDAVFVRSCPEFEPEWFGLLKDLYQKPVFPTGFLPPVIEDGDDDDTTWVCIKEWLDKQRVNSVVYVSLGTEASLRREEVTELALGLEKSETPFFWVLRNEPHIPDGFEKTVKGRGMVHVGWVPQVKILRHESVGGFLTHCGWNSVVEGLGFGKAPIFLPVLNEQGLNTRLLHGKGIGVEVLRDERDGSFDSCSVADSVRLVMMDEEGESIRDTAKLMKGLFGNMDENIRHVDEIVSFMTSKGSSSSC; from the coding sequence atggaggacaagagagaagaagaagttatgCACATAGCCATGTTTCCATGGCTAGCTATgggtcatcttcttccttttcttagTCTCTCCAAGTTGCTAGCTCAAAAGGGTCACAAGATCTCCTTCATATCAACACCAAGAAACCTCGAAAGACTTCCCAAACTACCATCAAAcctctcctcctccatcaccTTCGTCTCTTTCCCTCTCCCTCTCATCTCCGGCTTGTCTCCAACCTCAGAATCTTCCATGGACGTACCTTACATCAAGCAACAGTCTCTCAAAGCCGCCTTTGACCTTCTCCAGGCACCTTTGAAAGAGTTTCTCGGACGGTCTTCTCCGGACTGGATCATATTCGACTACGCTTCTCATTGGCTCCCTTCTATTGCGGCTGAGCTTGGTATCTCTAAGGCCTTCTTTAGTCTCTTTAACGCTGCAACTCTCTGTTTCTTAGGACCGTCTTCGTCTTTGATTGATGAGTTAAGAACTACGCCGGAAGATTTCACGGTGGTGCCCCCGTGGGTTCCGTTTAAGTCAAACGTCGCGTTTCGTTATCATGAAGTCACAAGATACGTTGAGAAGACGGATGAAGATGTAACCGGGGTTTCTGATTCTGTCCGGTTCGGTTACTCTATCGGCGAGAGCGATGCGGTTTTTGTCCGTAGCTGTCCGGAATTTGAACCGGAATGGTTTGGCTTACTAAAAGATCTGTACCAAAAACCGGTTTTTCCAACCGGATTTCTTCCTCCGGTTATTGAAGACGGCGACGACGATGATACAACATGGGTTTGTATTAAAGAGTGGCTCGACAAGCAGCGAGTTAACTCTGTGGTTTACGTGTCACTCGGCACCGAAGCGAGTCTCCGTCGTGAGGAAGTCACCGAGCTAGCTCTTGGGCTGGAGAAATCAGAGACACCTTTCTTTTGGGTTCTAAGGAACGAGCCACATATTCCAGACGGGTTCGAGAAAACAGTCAAGGGACGCGGCATGGTTCATGTTGGATGGGTTCCACAAGTGAAAATACTGAGGCACGAGTCAGTGGGAGGGTTCTTGACACACTGTGGCTGGAACTCAGTGGTGGAAGGGTTAGGGTTTGGTAAAGCTCCGATCTTTTTGCCGGTCCTGAATGAGCAAGGGCTTAACACGAGACTGTTGCATGGGAAGGGGATTGGTGTTGAGGTtttgagagatgagagagatgggTCGTTTGATTCTTGCTCGGTGGCTGACTCGGTTAGATTGGTGATGATGGATGAAGAAGGTGAGTCAATAAGGGATACAGCTAAGCTGATGAAAGGTTTGTTTGGGAACATGGATGAGAATATTCGCCACGTTGACGAAATTGTCAGTTTTATGACAAGTAAAGGATCATCATCTAGTTGTTGA
- the LOC104760954 gene encoding AT-hook motif nuclear-localized protein 17-like, producing MKGEYRDQKSNEMFSKLPQQQQQQQHSLNSHFHHLSSTAATPTVDDSSIEVVRRPRGRPPGSKNKPKPPVFVTHDTDPPMSPYILEVPSGNDVVEAINRFCRRKSIGVCVLSGSGSVANVTLRQPSPAAPGSTITFHGKFDLLSVSATFLPPPPRTSLSPPVSNFFTVSLAGPQGQIIGGFVAGPLISAGTVYVIAASFNNPSYHRLPADEEQKHLAGTGEREGQSPAVSGGGEESGQMAGSGGESCGVSMYSCHMGGSDVIWAPTARAPPPF from the coding sequence atgaaaggtgaATACAGAGACCAAAAGAGTAACGAAATGTTCTCAAAGcttcctcaacaacaacaacaacaacaacactctctGAACTCTCACTTCCACCACCTCTCCTCCACCGCCGCAACACCCACCGTCGATGATTCCTCCATCGAAGTCGTCCGACGTCCACGTGGTAGACCACCAGGTTCcaaaaataaacccaaaccaccTGTCTTCGTCACGCATGACACCGACCCTCCTATGAGCCCTTACATCCTCGAAGTCCCTTCCGGAAACGACGTCGTCGAAGCCATCAACCGTTTCTGCCGGCGTAAATCCATAGGAGTCTGCGTTCTCAGTGGCTCTGGCTCCGTTGCTAACGTCACTCTACGTCAGCCTTCTCCCGCAGCTCCTGGCTCGACCATAACGTTCCACGGCAAGTTCGATCTCCTCTCCGTCTCCGCAACCTtcctccctcctcctcctcgtacTTCCTTGTCTCCACCGGTCTCTAACTTCTTCACCGTCTCTCTCGCCGGACCTCAAGGACAGATCATAGGAGGGTTCGTCGCCGGTCCGCTTATCTCCGCGGGAACAGTCTACGTCATCGCAGCAAGCTTCAACAACCCTTCTTACCACCGTTTACCAGCGGATGAAGAGCAGAAACACTTGGCGGGGACAGGGGAAAGAGAGGGCCAATCTCCGGCGGTCTCTGGTGGCGGTGAAGAGTCAGGACAGATGGCGGGAAGTGGAGGAGAGTCGTGTGGGGTTTCAATGTACAGTTGCCACATGGGTGGCTCTGATGTTATTTGGGCCCCTACCGCCAGGGCTCCACCGCCCTTCTAA